From Blattabacterium cuenoti:
AAATGAAATTCCTATAGGCGCTGCAATTACACATAAAAATATGGTTATAGCAAAAGCTCATAATTTAACTGAAACTTTATGTGATATTACTGCACATGCAGAAATGTTAGTGATTCACTTAGCATCTAAGCACCTGAAAAAAAAATACATAAAAAAATGCACTTTATATGTAACTCTAGAACCATGTGTCATGTGTGCTGGAGCATTGTTCTGGGCTAAAATAGGAAGAGTTGTATGTGGTGCTTCTAACCCATCAAAAAGAGGATTCTTGTATTCTGGTACTAAATTACATCCCAAAACAGAATTTGCATCTGGAATTATGAAAAATCAGTGCAAAGCTCTTATACAAGAATTCTTTTTTTATAAAAGAATACATAATAAAAAATTTAGATAAATATTTTTTTATTCTTATTTATTTTCATTTTAAAAAAAACAGGTAAAGTTGTAATCAATATAATTAATAAAATAATCCATTCAAGATGATTTTTTAATTCCGGAAAACTTTTATCTAAATAATGCCCCGCCAACATAATAGAAAAAGTCCAAGCAAGCGCTCCAATAATGTTATATATCATAAATTTTTTGAAATCTATGCGAATTGCTCCTGCTATAATAGGAGCAAAAGTACGAAACATAGGTAAAAAACGACTCATGATAAGAGCAGTTGTTTTATATTTATTATAAAACAATTTTGCTAAAATTAAATGTTTTTTTTTAAAAAAAAAGGAATCTTTTCTTTCATACAGTAGCTTTCCAGATTTGTACCCCAACCAGTATCCTTGCATATTACCAAGAATTGCTACACTTGCTACGATTAAAATGATCACAAAAAAAGGGACATTATAAAAATTTTTGCATAAATCTTCCCCAAAAATTCCAGCAGTAAATAATAAAGAATCTCCAGGCAAGAAAAAACCAATGAAAAATCCTGTTTCTGCAAAAACAATAGCTAAAAGAATAAATAAAGCTGTATTTCCGAAATATAAAAATATCCATCTAGGATTAAATAAATGCTGAAAAAAATCCCAAAGATCTGACATTTTACAAATATGATAATGAAAGTCAAAGTTAAATATTTCCATTTTTTATAAACTAAAAAATGAAAATATTTATTTTCATATTTTTTTCATATTCAAAAAACTAATATATTTTTCCTTATGGAGTATTTATTTAAATTTATTAATATTTTAGGATGGATTCCTAACATATTCTTTTTCATAATAGCTTTTATTTTTCTCATTTTTTGGTTGTACAAAATATTTTATTTTATTGATTAATAAAAAATTGGTTAATTTTGTTCAACGAAAATAAATTCATGAGGAATGAAAAAAAGGGGAGTACTTATACATTTTAATGAAGAAGCTTATGATGTACTTAAAAATTATTTACTTCATCAAGTGGATGACATAAAAAACACATTCATTTTAGTAGATGATATGACCTTCAATCATTGTCTTCCCATTCTTTTTCATCATATAGATTTTTTAAAAAAATCTAATGTTATTAAAATAAAATCAGGAGAAAAAGAAAAAAATATTTACACGTGCATTCAAATATGTAAAAGTCTAGAAGAATTTAAAGCAACTAGAAAAAGTTTAATTATAAATTTAGGAGGAGGGGTTATAACAGATACTGGAGGTTTTGTTGCTTCTATATTCAAACGAGGAATTCGTTTTATTAATATCCCCACAACTCTATTAGGAATGGTTGATGCGGCTATAGGATATAAAACCGGAGTGAATTTAGATTCTATAAAAAATGAAATAGGATCTTTTTACGTTCCAGAATTTTTAATCATTGATACTTATTTTCTAAAAACACTTCCGAATAAAGAAATTTTTTCTGGAATGGCAGAAATGTTCAAACATGGATTAATAGCTGATAAAAATTTTTGGAAAAAAATGAATCAAATACAAACAGATATCACTCAAAATCAAAATGAATGGACCCACTTAATTCATCAATCTATATTAATTAAACAAAAAATTGTAGATCAAGATCCTAAAGAAAAAGGATTAAGAAAAATTCTTAATTTTGGCCACACTATTGGACATGCTTTAGAAAGTTATTTTATGAATATGAATAAAATGTTACATGGGATTGCTGTAACCATAGGAATGATGTATGAATCATGGATTTCTTTCAAAATTAATGGTTTATCCATGTCTGATTATAAAGAAATCAAATCTACGCTTTCTGCATTATGTCCAATACGAAATCAAATTTTCGATTTAGAAATTAATAAATTATTGCTGATTATGGAACATGATAAAAAAAATGAAAAAAATAAAATTCAATTTTCTTTATTAAAAGAAATAGGAAAATGTTCATATAATTGTCAAGTCCCGTATTCCTTGATTAAGGAAAGTTTTTTGAACTAAGTGTTTTTAATAATTAATATTTTCAAAAAAAATGAATGAAAGTGAAGGAGAAAAATTGATTTATATTAATATTGAAGATGAAATGAAATCATCTTACATAGATTATTCTATGTCTGTTATTGTATCCAGAGCTCTTCCCGATGTTAGAGATGGATTAAAACCTGTACATAGAAGAGTTCTTTATGGAATGTATCAATTAGGAATTTTTTCTAACAGTTCTTATAAAAAATCTGCTCGTATTGTTGGAGAAGTATTGGGAAAATACCATCCACATGGAGATATTTCTGTTTATGAGACTATGGTCCGTCTGACCCAAAAATGGACATTACGTTATCCACTAATAGATGGACAGGGTAATTTTGGATCATTAGATGCAGATCCTCCAGCAGCCATGCGTTATACAGAAGTCAAAATGAAAAAAATATCTGAAGAAATGTTGTTGGATATTAAAAAAGAAACCGTGGATATGAAATTAAATTTTGATGATTCTTTGGAAGAACCAACTGTTTTACCTACACGAATTCCTAATCTTTTAATTAATGGATCTTCTGGGATTGCAGTTGGAATGGCTACTAATATCGCTCCTCATAATTTAAAAGAAACTATAAATGCTGTTTGCGCTTATATAGAAAATAACGATATATCTATAGAACAGATCATGAAATATATTAAAGCTCCTGATTTTCCTACAGGTGGAATTATTTACGGATATGATGGAGTTAAAAATGCTTTTCGTACCGGGAAAGGACGTATTATTTTACGTGCAAAAGTACATTTTGAAGAAATTCATGGAAGACAATGTATTATTGTAGATGAGATCCCTTATCAAGTAAACAAAGCTGATATGATCGCTAGAACTGTGGAACTAATGAAAGAAGGAAAAATGGAAGGGATTTATCAAATTCGTGATGAATCGGATAGAAATGGATTACGTATTGTATACATTTTAAAACAAAATACAAATCCTAATATATTATTGAATAAATTGTTTCAATATACTTCTCTACAAACTTATTTTAATATAAATAATATAGCTCTAGTTAATGGTAAACCTGTTCAATTAAATATCAAAAGTCTTATCAGACATTTTGTTGATCATAGACATAATGTTATTATTCGTCGGACTAGATACGAACTTAAAAAATGTCAAAATCGTGTTCATATTTTGTTAGGTTTTTTGAAAATATTAGATCATTTAGATCTCATGATTCAATTAATTAAAAAATCTCAAAATCATTATGATGCTTGTAATAGATTGATTAAAAAATTTCAAATATCTAAAAATCAATCTCAATCTATTTTAGATATGAAGTTACAAAGCCTTACATCTTTAGAAATAAATAAACTTAAAAAAGAATATGACGAGCTTGTTAAAAGAATAGAATTTTTTAAAAACGTTTTGGAAGAACATTCCACAAGAACTAAAATTATTCAAGAAGAACTTTTAAATATCAAAAAAAAATATCAAGATATACGTCGTACACAAATTGATTATTCAGGAGATCAGGTTAACATAGAAGACCTAATTGAAAACGAACAGGTAGTTCTTACTATTTCCCATGCCGGTTATATTAAAAGAACATCTTTATCAGAATACAAACGTCAAGGAAGAGGAGGAGTGGGAAACAGAGGAGCTACTGCCAGAGAATCAGACTTTTTCAAACATTTACTTGTAGCTACCAATCATCAATATCTACTTATTTTTACAGAAAAAGGAAAATGTTTTTGGCTAAGAGTATATGAAATTCCAGAAGGATCTAAAATTTCTAAAGGGAGAGCGATACAAAATATTATTCATCTTCAACAAGATGATAAAGTTAATGCTTATATCTTAACAGAAGATCTTACTAATAAAAAGTATGTCAAAGATTATTATGTTATGATGATTACGCAAAAAGGTATTATTAAAAAAACATCTTTAGAAAATTATTCTCGTCCTAGAAAAGATGGAATCAATGCTATTGTTATTCGTAAAGGAGATTCTTTGTTGGAAGCTATTTTAACTAAGGGAAATAGCCATGTTTTTATTGCTGTAAAAAATGGAAGAATTATTCGTTTTTCAGAAAAACAAGTTCGTTCAACTGGAAGAACTTCTTCTGGAGTTATAGGAATTAATACAAATAGTCAAGATTTGGTTATTGGAATGATATGTGTAGATATAGAAGGAAAAGAAAAAGGACATTTATTAGTTGTTTCTGAAAAAGGATTTGGAAAAAGGTCACATATAAAAGATTATCGTATAACTAATCGTAGTGGAAAAGGAATTAAAACAATAAATATAACTCAAAAAACAGGGAGTTTAATTTCCATAAAATATGTAACAGATCAAGATGATTTGATGATTATTAAAAAATCAGGAATTATTATACGTATTCCTATATCAGACATAAGAGTTATGGGAAGAACAACTCAAGGAGTCAGATTAATAAATTTAAAAGAAAATGATGCTATAGCTGATGTGGCAAAAGTTTATAAACCTATTATGGAATTTCATTAAAATCTCGTAATATATTGATACATTCTGCTATATAAAAATCTTTTTTAACATTTCTTTCCCATTTTACTTGTTCCTCTGACTCTTTTTCTTTTAAAATGATTTTGTAATGGGGTGGAAAAGCTTGTAATCCATATATATTCAAATTGTTTTTTAATTTTTTAAAATACTCATTTCTTTTTTTTATTTTTAAATTTTCATAATAAAATTTTTCCCAGTTTAAAGAAAATTGTTTTTTATTAGAAACTTTTTTATTTAATGATTGTATTTTTTTATAAATATTGATAAAATTATTATTTTTATTCAAACGTTTTATGCTTTTATTTTTAATATTTTCTAAATATAAATTATCATAATAAAAGTGAAGAGAAGGAATAGGATCTGTATAATCCCATTTCATAGGATTGATTTGATTTTTTTCTATAAATTTTAAAAATATACTTTCCGTATTACTGGGAATGACTATATCTGAATTTACTCCTTTTAATTGAGTAGAACTTCCATTCACACGATAAAATTTATTGATAGTAAATTTTAAGGCTCCTAGCTTTTCATTATATAGAAAAAATCGATTTAATGGATAAACTGTTTGTACAGTTCCTTTTCCATATGTTTGATTGCTTCCAACAATAATTCCTCTTTTATAATCTGCTATAGCCGCTGCGAGAATTTCGGAAGCAGAAGCAGATAATTCATTCACAAGAACGACAAGGGGGCCTGTCCATAGAATTTTATTTTTATGACTTTTAAGTATCTTTTTTTTTCTGTTAGGCTTTCCTATTTGTACGATAGGAACTTTTCCTAAAAAAAAACTAGCAATTTCTATTACAGTATTTAAAGATCCCCCTCCGTTATTTCTGATATCTATCAGAATTCCTTTTATATTTTCTTTTTTTAATTCTTGAATGATTTTTTTCATATCTTTAGTTGCATTTCTAGCATTTTTATTATCAGGATTAAAATAAAATTCAGGTAAGCAGATCAAACCATATTTATCTTGATTTTTATCCAATATGACAACACTTTTTGCAAAAATTTCTTTCTTTTCAATTATATCTCTAGTAAGAATCACTTCTTCTATAGATCCATTTTTTTTTTGAAGAGTGAGTTTGACTTTGCTTCCTTTTTTTCCTCTTATTAAACGAATCGAATTTTCTAACAACATGCCTACAATATTTTGCGATTCTGAGTTTACGTTTTTTGCGACTCGTATAATTTTATCTCCTACTTCTATTTTTTTGTTCTTCCATGCAGGCCCCCCAGAAATGACTCTAACAACGGTAGGATAACCTTTATCATCTTTTAATTCTAAGCCAATTCCTTCTGTTTGTCCAGATATGTTAAAATCAAAAATTTCTTTTTCCTTAGGAGAAAAATAATTTGTATGAGGGTCATATTGAGAAGTTATAGTATTAACATATATAGAAAACCAATCAGATTCTTTTTTTATTTTTAATTTTCTGAAATATTCCTGAATATATTCTTCTACTTTTTTTCTTGATTTTTTTTCGTTATTAAAAAATGCATTTTTCCAAATGATTTTTTTGTTTGTGGAAGTGATGATTTTTTTGTTTGTGGAAGTGATAATTTCTAGTAAAGTCAAATATTTTAAATATTTTCTCCATTTTTCAATCCATTCTTTTTGATTTTTTGGATAAAAAGAATTTTTTTCTCCAAATATGTACATTTCTTTTTTATTGAAATCAAAAGGTGTTTTTAATATATGAAAACATATAGATTCCACTTCTTTTACTCTTTGTAAAAAACGTTTCATAATAATATTAAAAAAAGTAGGATCTCCATGAATCCAAAAATCGTCTATTTTTTCTTTATATAAAGAAAGATCTTCTACGTCTTTTTGTATAAAAAAATGTTTTTGATTATCTAATTTTTCAAAATATTTATGATATACTTTTTGTGAAAAATCATTATTTATAGAAACAGGATTTGAATGTAAAAAGTAAAGTGTTTTATATATTGTTTTGAGTACTATACGATATTTTTCCTGTTCTCCTAATGGAGAACAAAAACTTAATGAAAAAATGAGAAAAAAACCAATTATTATGTACTTAATATCATTCAGTTTTTTTATTATTTTGAAGTTCACAATTATGTATTAAATATTATTAAAATTATATATAAATGTAAATAGCTTTTTTATATAATATAAAATGAATAAAAAACCAATTATTTTAGTCACAAATGATGATGGCATTATAGCTCCAGGGATTAGAGCTCTTGTTCATTCTATGAACCTTTTAGGAGATGTATATGTAGTAGCTCCAAATAAACCTCAATCTGGGGTAGGACATGCAATAACAATGAATACAATATTATATTGTGATTCAGTCAAGATAGATAACGGGAATCAAAAAGAATGGGAATGTTCTGGAACTCCAGTAGACTGTGTTAAATTAGCAATTAATGATCTTCTTCCTAGGAAACCTGATATTTGTGTATCAGGAATTAATCATGGATCAAATTCTTCTATAAATATTATGTATTCTGGAACTCTATCTGCTGTTATTGAGGCAAGTATAGAGGGGATTCCATCTGTAGGATTTTCTCTTTTAGATTTTGATTGGAATGCTGATTTTGAACCATCTAAAAAATATGTATCTCAGATTGTTAAAAAAATTCTTTATAATCCTATTCCGGAAAAAACAATCACTTTGAATGTGAATATTCCTAAATTAAAAAAAGAAGAAATTAAAGGAATTAAAATATGTAGACAGGCAGAGTCTAAATGGATAGAAAGTTTCGATAAACGTTATACACCTAGAGGAAGAACTTATTATTGGTTAGTAGGAGATTTTTTGAATTTGGATGAAAAGATAGATACAGATGAATGGGCATTAAAAAATGGATATGTCTCTATTGTTCCTATTCAATTTGATTTGACAAATTATACTATATTAAATCTTTTAAAAGATTGGAATTTTATTGTATTATTTGTTTTTTTTTCGGATACATAATTTTTTATAAACTTGAATATTAAAACGTATTATAATTGTGTCATCTTTTTTAGAAGGATCTTTAAATCCCCAAAAAATTCAAGATTTTATTGGACAACATGAGATATTGAATAATTTGAAAATTTTTATTCAGGCGGCTAAAAAAAGAAAAGAAGCTTTAGATCATATTTTATTTCATGGACCTCCAGGATTGGGAAAAACAACGTTAGCACATATTGTGGCTAATGAATTATGTGTAAATATTACTGTAACTTCAGGATCTGTTTTAGATAAACCTGGAGATTTAGCTGGGTTATTGATTCATTTAAAAATAAACGATGTAATTTTTATTGATGAAATACATCGTCTTTCTCCGGTTGTTGAGGAATATTTGTATTCAGCAATGGAAAATTATAAAATAGATATTATCATAGATTCTGGATCAAATGCTAGATCAATACAAATCGATTTATCTCCTTTTACTTTAATAGGAGCAACAACAAGATCAGGATTACTTACGGCTCCTATGCGTTCTAGATTTGGTATTAATTTTCGTCTTAGTTATTATGAAAAAGAATTATTAAAAGACATTGTAAATCGTAGTGCAAAATTGTTAAATATTCCAATAACGGAAGAGGCTTCTCATGAAATTGCGAATAGAAGTCGTGGAACTCCACGTATAACCAATGCTTTATTACGTAGAATCCGTGATTTTGCGCAAGTAAAAGGAAATGGGACCATTGATATTAACATATGTAATTTAGGATTACAAGCTCTTAATGTAGATAAACATGGATTAGATGAGATGGACAATAGAATTCTTTCATATATCATAGATTATTTTAAAGGAGGACCTGTGGGTATCAATACTATAGCAACAGCTGTTAGCGAAAACTCAGATACCATAGAAGAAGTTTATGAACCTTTTCTTATTCAGGAAGGATACTTAATTAGAACACCTAGGGGAAGAAAGGCTACAAAATTAGCTTATCAACATATAAGAAAAAATTTTAAAAAAAAATAGACTGAAATGTTTTTTATTATATGTTCATAAGAATTAACTTTGTTATAAAGAATAAACATAAAAAAATGCAAAATCATGCCTTCAAATGTTATTGTGGGTCTCCAATGGGGTGACGAGGGAAAAGGAAAAATTACCGACTTACTTTCTAAAAATTCGGATTATGTAATCCGTTATCAAGGAGGAAATAATTCAGGTCATTCTATTCACATTAAAAATAGTTATTTTGTTCTTCATTTAGTTCCTTCTGGAGTTATTTATTCTGGAGTAAAATGTATTGTTGGGCCTGGAGTAGTCATTGATCCTAAATCTTTTATACAAGAAATACAAAATTTAGAATCAATGGGTATTAATACGTCTAAAGTTTTTTTAGCAAAAAGAGCACATATCACTATGCCTTATCATTGTTTGTTAGATCAATATCAAGAAGAAGCTTTAGGGGACAAGTCTATTGGGACGACACACAAAGGGATTGGTCCGACTTATGTCGATAAAATTAATAGAACAGGAATTCGTGTTTTGGATTTATTGAATTTAAAAGGGTTTCATAAAAAATTAAAATACCATATTGATCTTAAAAACAAAATTTTTACAAAAATTTTTCAAAAAAAACCTCTTTCTTTTCAATCTATTTATGAAGAATACATAGAATATGCCAAAATTCTTTCTGATCGGATAATAGATGCTGTTTATGAAATTCATGATGCTTACCATAACAAAAAAAAGATTCTTTTTGAAGGAGCTCAAGCTATGTTATTGGATATAAATTATGGAACATATCCATATGTGACTACTTCTTCTACTTCTACGGGAGGCGTATGTACAGGAGCGGGAATCCCTCCTAACTTTTTAAAAAATTTTATAGGAATAACAAAAGCATATTGTACTCGTGTAGGATTTGGTCCTTTTCCTACAGAAATAGGAAATGAAATTGAAAATGTGATACGTAAAAAAGGAAATGAATATGGAGCAACGACAAAACGGCCAAGAAGATGCGGATGGTTGGATTTGATCTCTCTGAAATATTCTTGTATGATTAATGGGATTAATTATTTAGTTCTTACGAAATTAGATGTCTTGAGTGAATTGGAAATTATTAAAATATGTGTAAAATATAAAAAATATGATAATAAAATTATTCAATATTTTCCAGCAAATATAAAACAAGATGTAAAAGGAATTTATATAGACTTTCCTGGATGGAAACAAGACATATCTCATATTCATGAATACGAAGATTTACCAAAAAATTGTAAAAAATATATTAAATTTATTGAAGTTTATCTAAATTTAGAAATTTTATTAATTTCTGTTGGTTCTGAAAGAAATCAGAATATCATTAAAAATAAGTCTTTATTTTTTAAAATTTTTTCTTAGAAAATATTTTTTGTGTGGAAGTATATAAAAACCCTTTAATAGAACGATATAGTAGCAAAGAAATGTTATATAATTTTTCTCCGAAAAAAAAGTTTCTTACTTGGAGAAAATTATGGTTGTATTTGGCAGAAATTCAAAAAGAATTAGGATTAAACATTAGGGATGAACAAATTCTTGACTTAAAAAATCATTTACATGACATTGATTGGGATAGAGTTTTTTTCTATGAAAAAAAATTTCGCCATGATGTCATGGCTCATTTATATGCTTTCGGAGAAAAAGCATTTATAGCTAGACCTATAATTCATTTGGGAGTTACAAGTGCGTTTTTAGGAGACAATACGGATATTATTTTAATTCGTGATGGATTAGAGATTTTATTAAAAAAATTGATTAATGTAATTTTTCGTCTTAGAAATTTGACTTTAGAATATCATAATATTCCTACTTTAGCTTTTACTCATTATCAACCAGCTCAATTAACTACTGTAGGAAAACGTTCTGCTTTATGGTTACAAAGTGTACTTCTAGATTTAGAAGAATTAGAATTTAGATTGAAAAATATTCATTTTAGAGGAGTTAAAGGTACTGTAGGGACCGCAGATAGTTTTAAAGAATTATTTAATGGGGATTTACAAAAAGTAAAAGATTTAGAAAAAAAATTATCTAGTAAATTCAGATTTCAAAATGTTTTTTCTATAACAGGACAAACTTACGATAGGAAAGTAGATGCTCAAATATTAAATTTATTATCCAATATATCACAATCTTCTCATAAATTTAGTAACGATTTACGTTTGTTACAAAATTTAAAAGAAATGGAAGAACCTTTTGAAAAAGAACAAATTGGATCTAGTGCTATGCCTTATAAACGGAATCCAATACGAAGTGAACGTATAGCCTCTTTAGCTAAGTATGTTATTTCTTTATCTAATAGTTCCGCTTTAGTTGCAGCTACACAATGGTTGGAACGGACTTTAGATGATTCTGCAAACAGAAGATTGGTTATAGGACAATCCTTTTTAGCTGTAGATTCTATTTTAATGATTTGGAATAACATATTAGAAAATATAGTCGTATATCCTAAAATTATTGAAAAACATATAAAAGAAGAGCTTCCTTTTTTAATTACTGAATATCTTATTATAAAATGTGTAAAAAAGGGAGCAGATAGACAGGATATTCATGAAAGAATACGAATTCATTCTATGGAAACAAATGATAAGATCAAATTAAAAGGAATGGAAAATGATTTTATTAAACGTATTCTACATGATAAAAAAATACCAATTGATGAAGAAGAAATGAATCAAATTCTAAATCCTAAAAATTTTACAGGATTTTCTTCAGATCAAGCTTTAGAATTTATTGATAAAAAAGTTAACCCTATATTAAATCGTTTTCATCATCTAATTTCCTCTGATATATCTAATATGGATAGACAAATTTAATACACGGATAAATAATGAATTTCAGAATTTATATACAAAAAAAAAGTCCTTTTGATATCGATTCTAGAAAATTATACAATGAATTAAAAAATATGAATATTTCATTCTATGATATAGTTATTTATTATATATATGATATATTTAATATAAATGAAAAACTTTTTTTAGAAAGTCTATCAAAGGTATTTGTAGATCCTGTTACAGATATTTTGCATAAAAAAATACATTTGAATACTTCATATATAGAATATTTTCCAGAAAAATATGATGATAGAGCCCTTGCAGCTATGCAATGCATAAAAATTATAGATCCCAAATCTTCTACTAGAATTTCCATAAAAACAGGACAATTAATTGAATTCATTGGGATGAAAAAAAAACAGGATTTTTATAAAATTAAAAAATATTATATTAATTCATGCTTAAATGCAGGAAACGAAAAAAATGATACAGAAATTATAGATAATTTCATTAATTTTTCTTTTGAAGAAATAAAAAAAATCCATAGTAAATGGAATTTTTCTATGGAAGTAAATGATTTACTATTTATACAAAAATATTTTTATCAAGAAATGCGAAATCCGACACAAGCAGAATTACGTATACTTGATGTTTATTGGTCTGATCATTGTCGGCATACAACATTTTTTACCAAGTTGGTAGATATATCTTTTTATGGATCATTAAAAAAAACATATCAAAGTGTTTTCATAAAATATTTAAAGGATAGAGATTTAATAGG
This genomic window contains:
- a CDS encoding adenylosuccinate synthase gives rise to the protein MPSNVIVGLQWGDEGKGKITDLLSKNSDYVIRYQGGNNSGHSIHIKNSYFVLHLVPSGVIYSGVKCIVGPGVVIDPKSFIQEIQNLESMGINTSKVFLAKRAHITMPYHCLLDQYQEEALGDKSIGTTHKGIGPTYVDKINRTGIRVLDLLNLKGFHKKLKYHIDLKNKIFTKIFQKKPLSFQSIYEEYIEYAKILSDRIIDAVYEIHDAYHNKKKILFEGAQAMLLDINYGTYPYVTTSSTSTGGVCTGAGIPPNFLKNFIGITKAYCTRVGFGPFPTEIGNEIENVIRKKGNEYGATTKRPRRCGWLDLISLKYSCMINGINYLVLTKLDVLSELEIIKICVKYKKYDNKIIQYFPANIKQDVKGIYIDFPGWKQDISHIHEYEDLPKNCKKYIKFIEVYLNLEILLISVGSERNQNIIKNKSLFFKIFS
- the purB gene encoding adenylosuccinate lyase; the protein is MEVYKNPLIERYSSKEMLYNFSPKKKFLTWRKLWLYLAEIQKELGLNIRDEQILDLKNHLHDIDWDRVFFYEKKFRHDVMAHLYAFGEKAFIARPIIHLGVTSAFLGDNTDIILIRDGLEILLKKLINVIFRLRNLTLEYHNIPTLAFTHYQPAQLTTVGKRSALWLQSVLLDLEELEFRLKNIHFRGVKGTVGTADSFKELFNGDLQKVKDLEKKLSSKFRFQNVFSITGQTYDRKVDAQILNLLSNISQSSHKFSNDLRLLQNLKEMEEPFEKEQIGSSAMPYKRNPIRSERIASLAKYVISLSNSSALVAATQWLERTLDDSANRRLVIGQSFLAVDSILMIWNNILENIVVYPKIIEKHIKEELPFLITEYLIIKCVKKGADRQDIHERIRIHSMETNDKIKLKGMENDFIKRILHDKKIPIDEEEMNQILNPKNFTGFSSDQALEFIDKKVNPILNRFHHLISSDISNMDRQI